The window GGACGTTACAACTACCTGTAGAGGAAGTACCAGGAAACTTAAGAAAAGCTAGCCACCACATTTGAGCTTATAGAGAGTTCTCTAGGGTCTAGTACAGGAGCCCAAGAGGTTAATGTGTTTGGATGAGCTAGTGATGAGATATCACGCCTAGAGGAGGCTTGACTGGGCCAACCTTGAGATATTAGGAGAACTTTCTTAGGTAAACACCAAAAAGactcataaaattattaactACTCTCAAATAGcctctaaaaaaatttagatgaGTAATAGTGCTCTAGCGAGCAGGTGACAGAGTGTCACGCTATGAGAACCCGAGTTGGTCACATGAGAAGGAACTCTGAGGCTATCCTCGGTAAGACAAAGGACTACAAGGGTCATGTCAAGGTCATGTTACATCCAAATGAGGATTAGAGAGAAGAACATACCAAAAGTTGCCTTCACGAGCTATAAGAGAATTAAGAGATTACCCTTATGTCCTTCGGCCTAACTAATGTCTCGTCGAGTTAAAGGAACTAACAAATCAAGTGTTCTTTAGCAATTTCTTGATATGGTCATTATTGTCATCGTTGATGACATATAAGCGTTCCAAGGTGGAGGTGGATCACAAAGATCACCTAAGAAAGATCTTGATAGTGTCAAGTGTGTGCCAGCTAACGCCAAGTCCTCGAAGTCTACCTAGAGGAGTTTGAAAGCattcatttgaaaattacGTATAACCGAGAAAGCACTAATAGATTTCCTACCCTTTCTCCACAATTTATCAACTACTAACAACTTGATTACTACTAAcaattatcctaaaattaCCTCAAGTTAATAACTTCTTTTGCTAGTCTAATTTATTGATTCACAGTCGAGGCCTAAGTTAACCAAAAATCGTAAAAGAGCACTATGGTTGACTCTCGAGCCACCCTTAACTTTATGAAAGAGATTGGAGTGAAATGCTTAAATATTCTATAGCATTGAGATAGAAGAAGGATGAACGACGTCAACTCAACCGCCCTACTCGTCTCAAGAATTGTAAAAAGAACTCCAATCAAACTAGAGAATTAGAATGAATAGATCGATTTTGTGATTGTCTAGATGAATGACTTTGATGTCGTGTTAGATATGGATTTTCTACCAAAATACAAAGTAATTTCCATGTCTCTAGCTAAATTCTTAGTAATTACAGGATCCAAACCCACCATTGTTCAGATTAATACTCGACCACTAAAGTGGATGAAGATGATGTCAACGCTACAATTGAGACAAGAaccaaattagaaattaaggagcgaaaaattaaattacattattaGAATTCATATTCTTATAATAATGTTAAACACGAGAAAGATGCAACAAACACAAGTTGAAATAGCTCAATTGAGACACAAACTATAACAAGAAAACTTGGGAACATAATCCATGATCAAGTTTAGGAAAGAACCTGAAGTCTGAAACAAGTAGTTCTTCGTTTCAACTTTATTATTGGTAGGAACAAAGACCTTGGTTTGCTGAAGTGAAGCCTCCATCAACAATTAAGTTATGTCCACTCACAAATCTGGATGCATTACTTGCTAAATACAAAGCAGCTTCAGCTATATCTTCTGGCCTTAAAATATCTCCACATTTGAAATGCGAATAAACATTAGGAAACTCATCGCTATCTTCAAGCTTAAACAGGTCCCTAGTCATCTGCGTGGGTACTACATGGGACGACACACAATTAACCCTTATCCCATATCGTCCTAAATCAACCGTTGCATTTTTCATCAATCCCAACAAGCCATGCTTTGAGCTCGTGTATGCATATGGCCCAATCCCACCAATGATCGAGCAACCACTTGCCATTATGATTATGCTGCCTTGATGAGCTGGAATCATCACCCTTGCTGCATGTTTGGTGCCCAAAAACGCTCCAAGTAAGTTGACATTGAGTACCTTTTGAAAGTCTGATAATTCGTTTCCAAGAATGTTGAATTT is drawn from Cucurbita pepo subsp. pepo cultivar mu-cu-16 unplaced genomic scaffold, ASM280686v2 Cp4.1_scaffold000154, whole genome shotgun sequence and contains these coding sequences:
- the LOC111784118 gene encoding secoisolariciresinol dehydrogenase-like, whose amino-acid sequence is MGVSLLPAAARRLEGKVAVITGAARGIGESTAKLFFKHGAKVVLADILDDVGHSLSRHLCSSSSSFVHCDVTKEKDIENAVNTAISKYGKLDIMLNNAGISGTLKFNILGNELSDFQKVLNVNLLGAFLGTKHAARVMIPAHQGSIIIMASGCSIIGGIGPYAYTSSKHGLLGLMKNATVDLGRYGIRVNCVSSHVVPTQMTRDLFKLEDSDEFPNVYSHFKCGDILRPEDIAEAALYLASNASRFVSGHNLIVDGGFTSANQGLCSYQ